In the Nerophis ophidion isolate RoL-2023_Sa linkage group LG01, RoL_Noph_v1.0, whole genome shotgun sequence genome, one interval contains:
- the LOC133561254 gene encoding sister chromatid cohesion protein PDS5 homolog A-like isoform X2 yields MEFPQQQKPAGDGKIFYPPGVKEITDKISNDEVVKRLKMVVKTYMDMDQDSEEEKQQYLGLALHLASEFFLRNPNKDVRLLVACCLADIFRIYAPEAPYTSHDKLQDIFLFITRQLKGLEDTKSPQFNRYFYLLENLAWVKSYNICFELEDCNEIFTQLFKTLFSVINNSHNQKVQMHMMDLMCSIIMEGDGVTQELLDSILINLIPAHKNLNKQAYDLAKTILKRTVQTMEMCIANFFNQVLVMGKSSVSDLSEHVFDLIQELFAIDPLLLTSVMPQLEFKLKSNDGEERLAVVRLLAKLFGAKDSELATHNRPLWQCFLGRFNDIHVPVRLECVKFASHCLMNHPDLAIDLTEFLKVRSHDPEEAIRHDVIVTIINAGKKDLNLVNDQLLAFVRERTLDKRWRVRKEAMMGLAQLYKKYCLHHEAGKESALMISWIKDKLLHIYYQNSIDDKLLVEKIFAQFMVPHSLETEEKMKCLYYLYACLDTNAVKALNEMWKCQNMLRGLVKELLDLHKLPASEANTTGMFGKLNNIAKNLPDAGKAQDFIKRFNQVLGEDEKLRIQLEVLISPTCSCKQAEICVREITRKLTFPKQPTNPFLEMVKFLLERIAPVHIDSEAISALVKLLNKSIEGTADDDEEGVTPDTAIRSGLELLKVLSFTHPTAFHSSETYESLLQCLKMEDDKVAEAAIQIFRNTGQKIETELPQIRSTLIPILHQKAKRGTPHQAKQAVHCIHAIFNNKEVQLAQIFEPLSRSLNADVPEQLITPLVSLGHISMLAPDQFASPMKSIVANFIVKDLLMNDRSVGNMNGKLWTPDDEVSPEVLAKVQAIKLLVRWLLGMKNNQSKSANSTLRLLSAMLVSEGDLTEQKKISKSDMSRLRLAAGGAIMKLAQEPCYHDIITPEQFQLCGLVINDECYQVRQIFAQKLHLALVKLTLPLEYLAVFALCAKDPVKERRAHARQCLLKNISVRREYIKQNSLTQDKLMSFLPEYVVPFMVHLLAHDPDFTKPQEYDMLKDIKECLWFMLEVLMTKNENNSHGFLRKMVEKIKQTKDAQCPDDIKANEKLYILCDVALFVIVNKSTACHLDCPNDPVLPDKFYLAPEKDFQNDKDYLAAEMRQMLLTGKPKPPVLATVNKALTVPGRKIFKTPVVTSSNTSTTNSSPLSSSPVNKNTKSIIATEPVESRTQENNENPVIKNEEGKVEKEPSKNVTPNAGKETPPVKRRGRPPKTTAAAPPAAASKDTASTGAGRGRKRAADANSTPSTESAKVSKQQNDEGTDQQIDVQR; encoded by the exons ATGGTGGTGAAGACCTACATGGACATGGATCAAGATTCTGAAGAGGAGAAGCAGCAGTATCTCGGCCTCGCACTCCACCTTGCCTCAGAATTCTTCCTCAGGAACCCCAATAAAGACGTGCGGCTGTTAGTCGCCTGCTGTCTGGCTGACATCTTCAGGATCTATGCCCCTGAGGCCCCTTACACCTCCCATGACAAA CTGCAGGACATCTTCCTCTTCATTACAAGACAGCTAAAGGGACTAGAAGATACCAAGAGCCCCCAGTTCAACAGATACTTTTACCTTCTGGAG AACCTGGCCTGGGTGAAGTCCTACAACATATGTTTTGAACTGGAGGACTGCAACGAAATCTTCACCCAGCTTTTCAAAACCCTTTTCTCTGTGATTAA TAACAGCCATAACCAGAAGGTGCAGATGCACATGATGGATCTGATGTGTTCCATCATCATGGAGGGAGATGGGGTCACACAAGAGCTTTTGGACAGCATCCTCATCAATCTCATCCCTGCACACAAG AATCTGAACAAACAAGCGTACGATCTTGCAAAGACTATCCTGAAGAGGACTGTCCAAACCATGGAGATGTGCATTGCAAAT TTCTTTAATCAGGTTTTAGTGATGGGAAAGTCTTCTGTCAGCGACCTTTCGGAACATGTCTTTGACCTCATCCAGGAACTCTTTGCCATTGATCCTTTGCTACTTACCTCTGTTATGCCACAGCTGGAATTCAAACTCAAG AGCAATGATGGGGAAGAGCGTCTGGCTGTTGTGCGTTTGCTCGCCAAGTTGTTTGGAGCCAAAGACTCTGAGCTGGCCACACATAACAGGCCGCTCTGGCAGTGCTTCTTAGGACG GTTCAATGACATCCATGTTCCGGTTAGGCTGGAGTGTGTAAAGTTTGCCAGCCACTGCCTCATGAACCACCCAGACCTGGCCATAGACCTTACAG AGTTTTTGAAGGTGCGTTCCCACGACCCCGAGGAAGCTATTCGTCACGATGTCATTGTCACTATCATCAATGCTGGGAAAAAGGACCTTAACTTGGTCAACGATCAACTGTTGGCTTTCGTAAGAGAGAGAACTCTGGACAAGAGG TGGCGAGTGCGCAAGGAGGCCATGATGGGCCTGGCTCAGCTCTATAAGAAATACTGTTTGCACCACGAGGCTGGGAAGGAGTCTGCCCTGATGATCAGCTGGATCAAAGACAAGTTGCTGCACATCTACTACCAGAACAGCATTGACGACAA GTTACTAGTGGAGAAGATCTTTGCCCAGTTCATGGTCCCTCACAGCCTGGAAACAGAAGAAAAGATGAAGTGTCTCTATTACCTTTATGCCTGCTTGGACACCAATGCTGTCAA GGCTTTGAATGAGATGTGGAAGTGTCAGAATATGCTGCGAGGCCTGGTCAAAGAGCTGCTTGACCTCCACAAGCTGCCGGCG TCTGAGGCCAACACCACTGGCATGTTCGGGAAGCTGAACAACATAGCAA AAAACTTGCCAGATGCTGGGAAAGCTCAAGATTTCATTAAGAGGTTCAACCAGGTTCTTGGTGAGGATGAGAAGCTGAGAATCCAGCTGGAGGTCCTCATCAGTCCGACTTGCTCCTGTAAACAGGCCGAGATCTGTGTG AGGGAGATCACTCGCAAGTTAACCTTCCCCAAGCAGCCGACCAATCCCTTCTTGGAGATGGTGAAGTTCCTGCTTGAACGCATCGCCCCTGTGCACATAGACTCCGAGGCAATTAG TGCTCTTGTCAAACTGCTCAACAAGTCCATTGAGGGCACGGCGGATGACGACGAGGAGGGTGTTACACCTGATACAGCCATCCGCTCAGGCCTGGAACTACTCAAA GTCCTGTCCTTCACCCATCCCACAGCGTTCCACTCGTCAGAGACCTACGAGTCTCTTCTCCAGTGTCTGAAGATGGAGGACGACAAAGTGGCTGAGGCAGCGATCCAGATATTCAGAAACACGGGGCAAAAAATCGAAACAGAACTTCCCCAAATAAGATC GACGCTGATTCCCATCCTGCATCAGAAGGCAAAGAGGGGGACGCCTCACCAGGCCAAGCAGGCCGTGCACTGTATCCACGCCATCTTTaacaacaaggaagtgcaactgGCTCAGATATTTGAG CCTCTGTCACGGAGTCTAAACGCAGACGTCCCCGAGCAGCTCATCACGCCCCTCGTGTCCCTAGGTCACATCTCCATGCTGGCCCCAGATCAGTTTGCCTCGCCCATGAAATCCATagtagcgaactttatcgtcaaagACCTGCTAATGAACGACAGG TCGGTGGGAAACATGAATGGAAAGCTGTGGACCCCTGATGATGAAGTTTCACCTGAAGTTCTGGCTAAA GTGCAAGCCATCAAGCTGCTGGTGCGCTGGTTACTGGGAATGAAGAACAACCAATCCAAGTCGGCAAACTCCACCCTGCGCTTGCTGTCCGCCATGCTGGTCAGCGAGGGAGACCTCACCGAGCAAAAGAAAATCAG CAAATCGGACATGTCTCGCCTAAGACTGGCGGCAGGTGGCGCTATTATGAAGTTGGCCCAGGAGCCCTGTTACCACGACATCATCACGCCTGAGCAGTTCCAGCTGTGCGGTCTTGTGATCAAC GACGAGTGCTACCAGGTGCGTCAGATCTTTGCTCAGAAGTTGCACTTGGCTCTGGTCAAACTGACGTTGCCACTGGAGTACCTGGCCGTCTTCGCCCTGTGCGCCAAGGACCCGGTGAAGGAGCGCCGCGCCCACGCCCGACAGTGTCTGCTGAAGAACATCTCAGTGCGCAGAGAGTACATCAAGCAGAACTCACTCACTCAGG ACAAACTGATGTCCTTCCTTCCTGAGTACGTTGTCCCTTTTATGGTCCACCTGCTGGCTCATGACCCAGACTTCACAAAACCGCAGGAATACGACATGCTCAAAGACATCAAAGA GTGTCTATGGTTCATGCTGGAGGTGTTGATGACCAAGAATGAGAATAATAGTCACGGTTTTCTGAGGAAAATGGTGGAGAAAATCAAACAGACCAAAGATGCACAGTGTCCTGATGACATCAAAGCCAACGAG AAGCTGTATATCCTCTGTGATGTTGCGCTCTTCGTCATCGTCAACAAGAGCACCGCGTGTCACCTGGACTGTCCAAACGACCCCGTACTACCCGACAAGTTCTACTTGGCGCCAGAGAAG GACTTCCAGAATGACAAAGACTATCTGGCAGCAGAGATGCGACAAATGTTACTCACAGGAAAg CCTAAACCTCCAGTGTTGGCGACTGTCAACAAAGCCCTGACCGTACCAGGCAGAAAGATCTTCAAGACCCCAGTAGTTACCAGCAGTAATACCAGCACCACCAACTCCTCACCACTAAGCTCATCCCCCGTCAACAAGAACAC CAAGAGCATCATAGCCACAGAACCGGTCGAGAGCCGAACGCAAGAAAACAACGAGAACCCAGTCATCAAGAATGAAGAAGGCAAGGTGGAG AAGGAGCCCAGTAAGAACGTCACCCCCAACGCCGGGAAGGAAACGCCGCCCGTTAAACGGCGTGGTCGGCCACCCAAAACGACGGCTGCTGCTCCTCCTGCGGCGGCGAGCAAAGACACGGCGAGCACAGGCGCCGGACGAGGTCGGAAGAGAGCGGCGGACGCCAACTCCACCCCATCCACAGAGTCGGCCAAGGTGTCAAAGCAGCAGAATGATGAGGGGACAGATCAACAGATTGACGTGCAGAG GTAA
- the LOC133561254 gene encoding sister chromatid cohesion protein PDS5 homolog A-like isoform X1, whose amino-acid sequence MRPSRPAEDGVDQTSTSMEFPQQQKPAGDGKIFYPPGVKEITDKISNDEVVKRLKMVVKTYMDMDQDSEEEKQQYLGLALHLASEFFLRNPNKDVRLLVACCLADIFRIYAPEAPYTSHDKLQDIFLFITRQLKGLEDTKSPQFNRYFYLLENLAWVKSYNICFELEDCNEIFTQLFKTLFSVINNSHNQKVQMHMMDLMCSIIMEGDGVTQELLDSILINLIPAHKNLNKQAYDLAKTILKRTVQTMEMCIANFFNQVLVMGKSSVSDLSEHVFDLIQELFAIDPLLLTSVMPQLEFKLKSNDGEERLAVVRLLAKLFGAKDSELATHNRPLWQCFLGRFNDIHVPVRLECVKFASHCLMNHPDLAIDLTEFLKVRSHDPEEAIRHDVIVTIINAGKKDLNLVNDQLLAFVRERTLDKRWRVRKEAMMGLAQLYKKYCLHHEAGKESALMISWIKDKLLHIYYQNSIDDKLLVEKIFAQFMVPHSLETEEKMKCLYYLYACLDTNAVKALNEMWKCQNMLRGLVKELLDLHKLPASEANTTGMFGKLNNIAKNLPDAGKAQDFIKRFNQVLGEDEKLRIQLEVLISPTCSCKQAEICVREITRKLTFPKQPTNPFLEMVKFLLERIAPVHIDSEAISALVKLLNKSIEGTADDDEEGVTPDTAIRSGLELLKVLSFTHPTAFHSSETYESLLQCLKMEDDKVAEAAIQIFRNTGQKIETELPQIRSTLIPILHQKAKRGTPHQAKQAVHCIHAIFNNKEVQLAQIFEPLSRSLNADVPEQLITPLVSLGHISMLAPDQFASPMKSIVANFIVKDLLMNDRSVGNMNGKLWTPDDEVSPEVLAKVQAIKLLVRWLLGMKNNQSKSANSTLRLLSAMLVSEGDLTEQKKISKSDMSRLRLAAGGAIMKLAQEPCYHDIITPEQFQLCGLVINDECYQVRQIFAQKLHLALVKLTLPLEYLAVFALCAKDPVKERRAHARQCLLKNISVRREYIKQNSLTQDKLMSFLPEYVVPFMVHLLAHDPDFTKPQEYDMLKDIKECLWFMLEVLMTKNENNSHGFLRKMVEKIKQTKDAQCPDDIKANEKLYILCDVALFVIVNKSTACHLDCPNDPVLPDKFYLAPEKDFQNDKDYLAAEMRQMLLTGKPKPPVLATVNKALTVPGRKIFKTPVVTSSNTSTTNSSPLSSSPVNKNTKSIIATEPVESRTQENNENPVIKNEEGKVEKEPSKNVTPNAGKETPPVKRRGRPPKTTAAAPPAAASKDTASTGAGRGRKRAADANSTPSTESAKVSKQQNDEGTDQQIDVQR is encoded by the exons ATGGTGGTGAAGACCTACATGGACATGGATCAAGATTCTGAAGAGGAGAAGCAGCAGTATCTCGGCCTCGCACTCCACCTTGCCTCAGAATTCTTCCTCAGGAACCCCAATAAAGACGTGCGGCTGTTAGTCGCCTGCTGTCTGGCTGACATCTTCAGGATCTATGCCCCTGAGGCCCCTTACACCTCCCATGACAAA CTGCAGGACATCTTCCTCTTCATTACAAGACAGCTAAAGGGACTAGAAGATACCAAGAGCCCCCAGTTCAACAGATACTTTTACCTTCTGGAG AACCTGGCCTGGGTGAAGTCCTACAACATATGTTTTGAACTGGAGGACTGCAACGAAATCTTCACCCAGCTTTTCAAAACCCTTTTCTCTGTGATTAA TAACAGCCATAACCAGAAGGTGCAGATGCACATGATGGATCTGATGTGTTCCATCATCATGGAGGGAGATGGGGTCACACAAGAGCTTTTGGACAGCATCCTCATCAATCTCATCCCTGCACACAAG AATCTGAACAAACAAGCGTACGATCTTGCAAAGACTATCCTGAAGAGGACTGTCCAAACCATGGAGATGTGCATTGCAAAT TTCTTTAATCAGGTTTTAGTGATGGGAAAGTCTTCTGTCAGCGACCTTTCGGAACATGTCTTTGACCTCATCCAGGAACTCTTTGCCATTGATCCTTTGCTACTTACCTCTGTTATGCCACAGCTGGAATTCAAACTCAAG AGCAATGATGGGGAAGAGCGTCTGGCTGTTGTGCGTTTGCTCGCCAAGTTGTTTGGAGCCAAAGACTCTGAGCTGGCCACACATAACAGGCCGCTCTGGCAGTGCTTCTTAGGACG GTTCAATGACATCCATGTTCCGGTTAGGCTGGAGTGTGTAAAGTTTGCCAGCCACTGCCTCATGAACCACCCAGACCTGGCCATAGACCTTACAG AGTTTTTGAAGGTGCGTTCCCACGACCCCGAGGAAGCTATTCGTCACGATGTCATTGTCACTATCATCAATGCTGGGAAAAAGGACCTTAACTTGGTCAACGATCAACTGTTGGCTTTCGTAAGAGAGAGAACTCTGGACAAGAGG TGGCGAGTGCGCAAGGAGGCCATGATGGGCCTGGCTCAGCTCTATAAGAAATACTGTTTGCACCACGAGGCTGGGAAGGAGTCTGCCCTGATGATCAGCTGGATCAAAGACAAGTTGCTGCACATCTACTACCAGAACAGCATTGACGACAA GTTACTAGTGGAGAAGATCTTTGCCCAGTTCATGGTCCCTCACAGCCTGGAAACAGAAGAAAAGATGAAGTGTCTCTATTACCTTTATGCCTGCTTGGACACCAATGCTGTCAA GGCTTTGAATGAGATGTGGAAGTGTCAGAATATGCTGCGAGGCCTGGTCAAAGAGCTGCTTGACCTCCACAAGCTGCCGGCG TCTGAGGCCAACACCACTGGCATGTTCGGGAAGCTGAACAACATAGCAA AAAACTTGCCAGATGCTGGGAAAGCTCAAGATTTCATTAAGAGGTTCAACCAGGTTCTTGGTGAGGATGAGAAGCTGAGAATCCAGCTGGAGGTCCTCATCAGTCCGACTTGCTCCTGTAAACAGGCCGAGATCTGTGTG AGGGAGATCACTCGCAAGTTAACCTTCCCCAAGCAGCCGACCAATCCCTTCTTGGAGATGGTGAAGTTCCTGCTTGAACGCATCGCCCCTGTGCACATAGACTCCGAGGCAATTAG TGCTCTTGTCAAACTGCTCAACAAGTCCATTGAGGGCACGGCGGATGACGACGAGGAGGGTGTTACACCTGATACAGCCATCCGCTCAGGCCTGGAACTACTCAAA GTCCTGTCCTTCACCCATCCCACAGCGTTCCACTCGTCAGAGACCTACGAGTCTCTTCTCCAGTGTCTGAAGATGGAGGACGACAAAGTGGCTGAGGCAGCGATCCAGATATTCAGAAACACGGGGCAAAAAATCGAAACAGAACTTCCCCAAATAAGATC GACGCTGATTCCCATCCTGCATCAGAAGGCAAAGAGGGGGACGCCTCACCAGGCCAAGCAGGCCGTGCACTGTATCCACGCCATCTTTaacaacaaggaagtgcaactgGCTCAGATATTTGAG CCTCTGTCACGGAGTCTAAACGCAGACGTCCCCGAGCAGCTCATCACGCCCCTCGTGTCCCTAGGTCACATCTCCATGCTGGCCCCAGATCAGTTTGCCTCGCCCATGAAATCCATagtagcgaactttatcgtcaaagACCTGCTAATGAACGACAGG TCGGTGGGAAACATGAATGGAAAGCTGTGGACCCCTGATGATGAAGTTTCACCTGAAGTTCTGGCTAAA GTGCAAGCCATCAAGCTGCTGGTGCGCTGGTTACTGGGAATGAAGAACAACCAATCCAAGTCGGCAAACTCCACCCTGCGCTTGCTGTCCGCCATGCTGGTCAGCGAGGGAGACCTCACCGAGCAAAAGAAAATCAG CAAATCGGACATGTCTCGCCTAAGACTGGCGGCAGGTGGCGCTATTATGAAGTTGGCCCAGGAGCCCTGTTACCACGACATCATCACGCCTGAGCAGTTCCAGCTGTGCGGTCTTGTGATCAAC GACGAGTGCTACCAGGTGCGTCAGATCTTTGCTCAGAAGTTGCACTTGGCTCTGGTCAAACTGACGTTGCCACTGGAGTACCTGGCCGTCTTCGCCCTGTGCGCCAAGGACCCGGTGAAGGAGCGCCGCGCCCACGCCCGACAGTGTCTGCTGAAGAACATCTCAGTGCGCAGAGAGTACATCAAGCAGAACTCACTCACTCAGG ACAAACTGATGTCCTTCCTTCCTGAGTACGTTGTCCCTTTTATGGTCCACCTGCTGGCTCATGACCCAGACTTCACAAAACCGCAGGAATACGACATGCTCAAAGACATCAAAGA GTGTCTATGGTTCATGCTGGAGGTGTTGATGACCAAGAATGAGAATAATAGTCACGGTTTTCTGAGGAAAATGGTGGAGAAAATCAAACAGACCAAAGATGCACAGTGTCCTGATGACATCAAAGCCAACGAG AAGCTGTATATCCTCTGTGATGTTGCGCTCTTCGTCATCGTCAACAAGAGCACCGCGTGTCACCTGGACTGTCCAAACGACCCCGTACTACCCGACAAGTTCTACTTGGCGCCAGAGAAG GACTTCCAGAATGACAAAGACTATCTGGCAGCAGAGATGCGACAAATGTTACTCACAGGAAAg CCTAAACCTCCAGTGTTGGCGACTGTCAACAAAGCCCTGACCGTACCAGGCAGAAAGATCTTCAAGACCCCAGTAGTTACCAGCAGTAATACCAGCACCACCAACTCCTCACCACTAAGCTCATCCCCCGTCAACAAGAACAC CAAGAGCATCATAGCCACAGAACCGGTCGAGAGCCGAACGCAAGAAAACAACGAGAACCCAGTCATCAAGAATGAAGAAGGCAAGGTGGAG AAGGAGCCCAGTAAGAACGTCACCCCCAACGCCGGGAAGGAAACGCCGCCCGTTAAACGGCGTGGTCGGCCACCCAAAACGACGGCTGCTGCTCCTCCTGCGGCGGCGAGCAAAGACACGGCGAGCACAGGCGCCGGACGAGGTCGGAAGAGAGCGGCGGACGCCAACTCCACCCCATCCACAGAGTCGGCCAAGGTGTCAAAGCAGCAGAATGATGAGGGGACAGATCAACAGATTGACGTGCAGAG GTAA